One segment of Anomalospiza imberbis isolate Cuckoo-Finch-1a 21T00152 chromosome 2, ASM3175350v1, whole genome shotgun sequence DNA contains the following:
- the PCDH9 gene encoding protocadherin-9 isoform X8, with amino-acid sequence MDLRDFYLLAALIACLRLDSAIAQELIYTIREELPENVPIGNIPKDLNISHINAATGTSASLVYRLVSKAGDAPLVKVSSNTGEIFTTSNRIDREKLCAGASYAEENECFFELEVVILPNDFFRLIKIKIIVKDTNDNAPMFPSPVINISIPENTLINSRFPIPSATDPDTGFNGVQHYELLNGQSVFGLDIVETPEGEKWPQLIVQQNLDREQKDTYVMKIKVEDGGTPQKSSTAILQVTVSDVNDNRPVFKESQVEVHIPENAPVGTSVIQLHATDADIGSNAEIRYIFGAQVAPATKRFFALNNTTGLITVQRSLDREETAIHKVTVLASDGSSTPARATVTINVTDVNDNPPNIDLRYIISPINGTVYLSEKDPINTKIALITVSDKDTDVNGKVICFIEREVPFHLKAVYDNQYLLETSSLLDYEGTKEFSFKIVASDSGKPSLNQTALVRVKLEDENDNPPIFSQPVIELSVSENNRRGLYLTTISATDEDSGKNADIVYQLGPNASFFDLDRKTGVLTASRVFDREEQERFIFTVTARDNGTPPLQSQAAVIVTVLDENDNSPKFTHNHFQFFVSENLPKYSTVGVITVTDADAGENKAVTLSILNDNENFVLDPYSGVIKSNVSFDREQQSSYTFDVKAVDGGQPPRSSTAKVTINVMDVNDNSPVVIYPPSNTSFKLVPLTAIPGSVVAEVFAVDIDTGMNAELKYTIVSGNNKGLFRIDPVTGNITLEEKPTPNDVGLHRLVVNISDLGYPKSLHTLVLVFLYVNDTAGNASYIYDLIRRTMETPLDRNIGDSSQPYQNEDYLTIMIAIVAGAMVVIVVIFVTVLVRCRHASRFKAAQRSKQGAEWMSPNQENKQNKKKKRKKRKSPKSSLLNFVTIEESKPDDAVHEPINGTISLPAELEEQSIGRFDWGTAPPSTFKPNSPDLAKHYKSASPQSAFHLKPDTPVSVKKHHVIQELPLDNTFVGGCDTLSKRSSTSSDHFSASECSSQGGFKTKGPLHTRQPQDEFYDQASPDKRTEADGNSDPNSDD; translated from the coding sequence ATGGACCTGAGGGATTTTTACCTGTTGGCCGCTTTGATTGCCTGTTTAAGGCTGGATTCTGCTATAGCTCAAGAACTTATTTACACTATTAGAGAGGAGCTGCCTGAAAACGTGCCCATAGGGAACATACCAAAGGACCTGAACATTTCTCATATCAATGCTGCCACAGGGACCAGTGCCAGCCTTGTCTACAGACTGGTCTCTAAAGCAGGGGATGCACCTCTGGTCAAAGTGTCCAGTAACACGGGGGAAATCTTTACAACATCTAACAGAATAGACAGAGAAAAACTATGTGCTGGAGCTTcctatgcagaagaaaatgaatgtTTCTTTGAACTTGAAGTAGTGATTCTCCCCAATGACTTTTTTAGGCtgatcaaaataaaaatcattgtAAAGGATACTAATGACAATGCGCCTATGTTTCCATCCCCTGTTATCAATATCTCCATCCCAGAAAACACTCTGATCAACAGTCGCTTTCCAATCCCATCAGCAACAGATCCTGACACAGGTTTCAATGGTGTGCAGCACTATGAGTTGTTAAATGGGCAGAGTGTCTTTGGACTGGATATTGTAGAAACTCCAGAAGGGGAGAAATGGCCTCAGCTAATTGTGCAGCAGAACTTGGACAGAGAGCAAAAGGACACCTACGTGATGAAAATCAAAGTGGAGGATGGAGGTACCCCCCAGAAATCCAGCACAGCTATCCTGCAAGTCACAGTAAGTGATGTCAATGATAACAGGCCAGTCTTTAAAGAGAGTCAAGTAGAGGTCCATATACCAGAGAATGCCCCTGTGGGCACGTCTGTAATTCAGCTTCATGCTACAGATGCTGATATAGGAAGCAATGCAGAAATCAGATATATTTTTGGTGCCCAAGTTGCCCCTGCAACCAAAAGATTTTTTGCTTTAAACAACACCACAGGGCTGATTACAGTTCAGAGGTCCTTAGATCGAGAAGAGACTGCTATTCACAAAGTGACAGTGCTGGCTAGTGATGGTAGCTCTACACCAGCTCGGGCAACTGTCACCATCAATGTCACTGATGTAAATGATAACCCTCCTAACATAGACCTCAGGTACATAATAAGTCCCATCAATGGCACAGTGTACTTATCTGAGAAAGATCCCATCAATACAAAGATTGCCCTAATTACGGTTTCAGATAAGGACACTGATGTGAATGGCAAAGTGATCTGTTTCATTGAGAGAGAGGTCCCCTTCCACTTGAAAGCAGTTTACGACAACCAGTATTTGTTAGAGACCTCTTCCTTGTTGGACTATGAGGGCACCAAAGAATTCAGCTTTAAAATTGTGGCTTCTGATTCTGGCAAGCCCAGTTTGAACCAGACTGCCCTGGTAAGAGTTAAGCTGGAGGATGAAAATGACAACCCTCCGATTTTCAGCCAGCCTGTAATTGAGCTgtcagtttctgaaaacaaccGGCGTGGTCTATACTTAACAACTATTAGTGCCACAGATGAAGACAGTGGGAAAAATGCAGACATTGTTTATCAGCTTGGTCCTAACGCCTCCTTTTTCGATCTGGATCGAAAGACAGGAGTTTTGACAGCCTCCAGAGTTTTTgacagagaagagcaggaacGTTTCATTTTCACTGTTACGGCCCGAGATAACGGCACCCCTCCTTTGCAGAGTCAAGCGGCTGTAATTGTTACTGTGTTGGACGAAAATGACAACAGTCCCAAATTTACTCATAATCATTTCCAGTTTTTCGTATCAGAGAACTTACCAAAGTATAGCACGGTGGGGGTGATCACAGTGACTGATGCAGATGCCGGGGAAAATAAAGCGGTGACCCTTTCCATCCTGAATGACAATGAAAACTTTGTGCTGGATCCATACTCCGGAGTTATAAAGTCCAACGTTTCTTTTGatagagagcagcagagctcttACACCTTTGATGTTAAGGCAGTGGATGGAGGGCAACCTCCTCGCTCTTCTACAGCAAAAGTAACAATAAACGTGATGGATGTTAATGATAACAGTCCTGTTGTCATCTACCCACCTTCTAATACTTCTTTTAAGTTAGTGCCACTCACAGCAATTCCAGGATCGGTGGTAGCTGAAGTCTTTGCTGTGGATATAGACACTGGCATGAATGCTGAGCTGAAGTACACCATTGTAAGCGGCAATAACAAGGGTTTGTTTCGGATTGATCCAGTGACGGGTAATATCACTCTGGAAGAAAAACCAACTCCTAATGACGTGGGGCTGCATCGCTTAGTTGTCAACATAAGTGATTTGGGTTATCCCAAATCCCTTCATACTCTTGTGCTTGTATTTTTATATGTCAATGATACTGCTGGAAATGCCTCTTATATTTATGACTTGATACGCAGGACTATGGAAACACCTTTGGATCGGAACATAGGGGACAGTAGTCAACCCTACCAAAATGAGGACTATCTCACAATCATGATTGCTATTGTGGCTGGTGCCATGGTTGTCATAGTGGTGATATTTGTCACAGTTCTTGTTCGCTGTCGACATGCGTCCAGATTCAAAGCTGCCCAGAGGAGCAAGCAAGGTGCTGAGTGGATGTCTCCCAAtcaggaaaacaagcaaaacaagaaaaagaaaaggaagaaaaggaaatctcCAAAGAGCTCCCTTTTGAACTTTGTGACCATTGAGGAGTCCAAACCTGATGATGCAGTTCATGAACCTATCAACGGGACAATAAGccttccagcagagctggaggagcaAAGTATAGGAAGATTTGACTGGGGCACAGCACCACCATCAACCTTTAAGCCTAACAGTCCTGATCTTGCCAAGCATTACAAATCTGCTTCTCCGCAGTCTGCTTTTCATCTCAAACCTGACACTCCAGTTTCAGTGAAAAAGCACCATGTGATTCAGGAACTCCCGTTGGACAACACCTTTGTTGGTGGTTGTGACACCCTTTCCAAACGCTCTTCCACTAGTTCAGATCACTTCAGTGCCTCAGAGTGCAGTTCCCAAGGAGGCTTCAAGACAAAGGGCCCCTTACACACCAGACAG
- the PCDH9 gene encoding protocadherin-9 isoform X5: MDLRDFYLLAALIACLRLDSAIAQELIYTIREELPENVPIGNIPKDLNISHINAATGTSASLVYRLVSKAGDAPLVKVSSNTGEIFTTSNRIDREKLCAGASYAEENECFFELEVVILPNDFFRLIKIKIIVKDTNDNAPMFPSPVINISIPENTLINSRFPIPSATDPDTGFNGVQHYELLNGQSVFGLDIVETPEGEKWPQLIVQQNLDREQKDTYVMKIKVEDGGTPQKSSTAILQVTVSDVNDNRPVFKESQVEVHIPENAPVGTSVIQLHATDADIGSNAEIRYIFGAQVAPATKRFFALNNTTGLITVQRSLDREETAIHKVTVLASDGSSTPARATVTINVTDVNDNPPNIDLRYIISPINGTVYLSEKDPINTKIALITVSDKDTDVNGKVICFIEREVPFHLKAVYDNQYLLETSSLLDYEGTKEFSFKIVASDSGKPSLNQTALVRVKLEDENDNPPIFSQPVIELSVSENNRRGLYLTTISATDEDSGKNADIVYQLGPNASFFDLDRKTGVLTASRVFDREEQERFIFTVTARDNGTPPLQSQAAVIVTVLDENDNSPKFTHNHFQFFVSENLPKYSTVGVITVTDADAGENKAVTLSILNDNENFVLDPYSGVIKSNVSFDREQQSSYTFDVKAVDGGQPPRSSTAKVTINVMDVNDNSPVVIYPPSNTSFKLVPLTAIPGSVVAEVFAVDIDTGMNAELKYTIVSGNNKGLFRIDPVTGNITLEEKPTPNDVGLHRLVVNISDLGYPKSLHTLVLVFLYVNDTAGNASYIYDLIRRTMETPLDRNIGDSSQPYQNEDYLTIMIAIVAGAMVVIVVIFVTVLVRCRHASRFKAAQRSKQGAEWMSPNQENKQNKKKKRKKRKSPKSSLLNFVTIEESKPDDAVHEPINGTISLPAELEEQSIGRFDWGTAPPSTFKPNSPDLAKHYKSASPQSAFHLKPDTPVSVKKHHVIQELPLDNTFVGGCDTLSKRSSTSSDHFSASECSSQGGFKTKGPLHTRQALNFGDMPKYLWEIWVPDKPWVSQRRVTFHLPDGSQESCSDSGLGDHEPVGGGTLISHPLPLVQPQDEFYDQASPDKRTEADGNSDPNSDD, encoded by the coding sequence ATGGACCTGAGGGATTTTTACCTGTTGGCCGCTTTGATTGCCTGTTTAAGGCTGGATTCTGCTATAGCTCAAGAACTTATTTACACTATTAGAGAGGAGCTGCCTGAAAACGTGCCCATAGGGAACATACCAAAGGACCTGAACATTTCTCATATCAATGCTGCCACAGGGACCAGTGCCAGCCTTGTCTACAGACTGGTCTCTAAAGCAGGGGATGCACCTCTGGTCAAAGTGTCCAGTAACACGGGGGAAATCTTTACAACATCTAACAGAATAGACAGAGAAAAACTATGTGCTGGAGCTTcctatgcagaagaaaatgaatgtTTCTTTGAACTTGAAGTAGTGATTCTCCCCAATGACTTTTTTAGGCtgatcaaaataaaaatcattgtAAAGGATACTAATGACAATGCGCCTATGTTTCCATCCCCTGTTATCAATATCTCCATCCCAGAAAACACTCTGATCAACAGTCGCTTTCCAATCCCATCAGCAACAGATCCTGACACAGGTTTCAATGGTGTGCAGCACTATGAGTTGTTAAATGGGCAGAGTGTCTTTGGACTGGATATTGTAGAAACTCCAGAAGGGGAGAAATGGCCTCAGCTAATTGTGCAGCAGAACTTGGACAGAGAGCAAAAGGACACCTACGTGATGAAAATCAAAGTGGAGGATGGAGGTACCCCCCAGAAATCCAGCACAGCTATCCTGCAAGTCACAGTAAGTGATGTCAATGATAACAGGCCAGTCTTTAAAGAGAGTCAAGTAGAGGTCCATATACCAGAGAATGCCCCTGTGGGCACGTCTGTAATTCAGCTTCATGCTACAGATGCTGATATAGGAAGCAATGCAGAAATCAGATATATTTTTGGTGCCCAAGTTGCCCCTGCAACCAAAAGATTTTTTGCTTTAAACAACACCACAGGGCTGATTACAGTTCAGAGGTCCTTAGATCGAGAAGAGACTGCTATTCACAAAGTGACAGTGCTGGCTAGTGATGGTAGCTCTACACCAGCTCGGGCAACTGTCACCATCAATGTCACTGATGTAAATGATAACCCTCCTAACATAGACCTCAGGTACATAATAAGTCCCATCAATGGCACAGTGTACTTATCTGAGAAAGATCCCATCAATACAAAGATTGCCCTAATTACGGTTTCAGATAAGGACACTGATGTGAATGGCAAAGTGATCTGTTTCATTGAGAGAGAGGTCCCCTTCCACTTGAAAGCAGTTTACGACAACCAGTATTTGTTAGAGACCTCTTCCTTGTTGGACTATGAGGGCACCAAAGAATTCAGCTTTAAAATTGTGGCTTCTGATTCTGGCAAGCCCAGTTTGAACCAGACTGCCCTGGTAAGAGTTAAGCTGGAGGATGAAAATGACAACCCTCCGATTTTCAGCCAGCCTGTAATTGAGCTgtcagtttctgaaaacaaccGGCGTGGTCTATACTTAACAACTATTAGTGCCACAGATGAAGACAGTGGGAAAAATGCAGACATTGTTTATCAGCTTGGTCCTAACGCCTCCTTTTTCGATCTGGATCGAAAGACAGGAGTTTTGACAGCCTCCAGAGTTTTTgacagagaagagcaggaacGTTTCATTTTCACTGTTACGGCCCGAGATAACGGCACCCCTCCTTTGCAGAGTCAAGCGGCTGTAATTGTTACTGTGTTGGACGAAAATGACAACAGTCCCAAATTTACTCATAATCATTTCCAGTTTTTCGTATCAGAGAACTTACCAAAGTATAGCACGGTGGGGGTGATCACAGTGACTGATGCAGATGCCGGGGAAAATAAAGCGGTGACCCTTTCCATCCTGAATGACAATGAAAACTTTGTGCTGGATCCATACTCCGGAGTTATAAAGTCCAACGTTTCTTTTGatagagagcagcagagctcttACACCTTTGATGTTAAGGCAGTGGATGGAGGGCAACCTCCTCGCTCTTCTACAGCAAAAGTAACAATAAACGTGATGGATGTTAATGATAACAGTCCTGTTGTCATCTACCCACCTTCTAATACTTCTTTTAAGTTAGTGCCACTCACAGCAATTCCAGGATCGGTGGTAGCTGAAGTCTTTGCTGTGGATATAGACACTGGCATGAATGCTGAGCTGAAGTACACCATTGTAAGCGGCAATAACAAGGGTTTGTTTCGGATTGATCCAGTGACGGGTAATATCACTCTGGAAGAAAAACCAACTCCTAATGACGTGGGGCTGCATCGCTTAGTTGTCAACATAAGTGATTTGGGTTATCCCAAATCCCTTCATACTCTTGTGCTTGTATTTTTATATGTCAATGATACTGCTGGAAATGCCTCTTATATTTATGACTTGATACGCAGGACTATGGAAACACCTTTGGATCGGAACATAGGGGACAGTAGTCAACCCTACCAAAATGAGGACTATCTCACAATCATGATTGCTATTGTGGCTGGTGCCATGGTTGTCATAGTGGTGATATTTGTCACAGTTCTTGTTCGCTGTCGACATGCGTCCAGATTCAAAGCTGCCCAGAGGAGCAAGCAAGGTGCTGAGTGGATGTCTCCCAAtcaggaaaacaagcaaaacaagaaaaagaaaaggaagaaaaggaaatctcCAAAGAGCTCCCTTTTGAACTTTGTGACCATTGAGGAGTCCAAACCTGATGATGCAGTTCATGAACCTATCAACGGGACAATAAGccttccagcagagctggaggagcaAAGTATAGGAAGATTTGACTGGGGCACAGCACCACCATCAACCTTTAAGCCTAACAGTCCTGATCTTGCCAAGCATTACAAATCTGCTTCTCCGCAGTCTGCTTTTCATCTCAAACCTGACACTCCAGTTTCAGTGAAAAAGCACCATGTGATTCAGGAACTCCCGTTGGACAACACCTTTGTTGGTGGTTGTGACACCCTTTCCAAACGCTCTTCCACTAGTTCAGATCACTTCAGTGCCTCAGAGTGCAGTTCCCAAGGAGGCTTCAAGACAAAGGGCCCCTTACACACCAGACAG
- the PCDH9 gene encoding protocadherin-9 isoform X6, with protein sequence MDLRDFYLLAALIACLRLDSAIAQELIYTIREELPENVPIGNIPKDLNISHINAATGTSASLVYRLVSKAGDAPLVKVSSNTGEIFTTSNRIDREKLCAGASYAEENECFFELEVVILPNDFFRLIKIKIIVKDTNDNAPMFPSPVINISIPENTLINSRFPIPSATDPDTGFNGVQHYELLNGQSVFGLDIVETPEGEKWPQLIVQQNLDREQKDTYVMKIKVEDGGTPQKSSTAILQVTVSDVNDNRPVFKESQVEVHIPENAPVGTSVIQLHATDADIGSNAEIRYIFGAQVAPATKRFFALNNTTGLITVQRSLDREETAIHKVTVLASDGSSTPARATVTINVTDVNDNPPNIDLRYIISPINGTVYLSEKDPINTKIALITVSDKDTDVNGKVICFIEREVPFHLKAVYDNQYLLETSSLLDYEGTKEFSFKIVASDSGKPSLNQTALVRVKLEDENDNPPIFSQPVIELSVSENNRRGLYLTTISATDEDSGKNADIVYQLGPNASFFDLDRKTGVLTASRVFDREEQERFIFTVTARDNGTPPLQSQAAVIVTVLDENDNSPKFTHNHFQFFVSENLPKYSTVGVITVTDADAGENKAVTLSILNDNENFVLDPYSGVIKSNVSFDREQQSSYTFDVKAVDGGQPPRSSTAKVTINVMDVNDNSPVVIYPPSNTSFKLVPLTAIPGSVVAEVFAVDIDTGMNAELKYTIVSGNNKGLFRIDPVTGNITLEEKPTPNDVGLHRLVVNISDLGYPKSLHTLVLVFLYVNDTAGNASYIYDLIRRTMETPLDRNIGDSSQPYQNEDYLTIMIAIVAGAMVVIVVIFVTVLVRCRHASRFKAAQRSKQGAEWMSPNQENKQNKKKKRKKRKSPKSSLLNFVTIEESKPDDAVHEPINGTISLPAELEEQSIGRFDWGTAPPSTFKPNSPDLAKHYKSASPQSAFHLKPDTPVSVKKHHVIQELPLDNTFVGGCDTLSKRSSTSSDHFSASECSSQGGFKTKGPLHTRQALNFGDMPKYLWEIWVPDKPWVPQDEFYDQASPDKRTEADGNSDPNSDD encoded by the coding sequence ATGGACCTGAGGGATTTTTACCTGTTGGCCGCTTTGATTGCCTGTTTAAGGCTGGATTCTGCTATAGCTCAAGAACTTATTTACACTATTAGAGAGGAGCTGCCTGAAAACGTGCCCATAGGGAACATACCAAAGGACCTGAACATTTCTCATATCAATGCTGCCACAGGGACCAGTGCCAGCCTTGTCTACAGACTGGTCTCTAAAGCAGGGGATGCACCTCTGGTCAAAGTGTCCAGTAACACGGGGGAAATCTTTACAACATCTAACAGAATAGACAGAGAAAAACTATGTGCTGGAGCTTcctatgcagaagaaaatgaatgtTTCTTTGAACTTGAAGTAGTGATTCTCCCCAATGACTTTTTTAGGCtgatcaaaataaaaatcattgtAAAGGATACTAATGACAATGCGCCTATGTTTCCATCCCCTGTTATCAATATCTCCATCCCAGAAAACACTCTGATCAACAGTCGCTTTCCAATCCCATCAGCAACAGATCCTGACACAGGTTTCAATGGTGTGCAGCACTATGAGTTGTTAAATGGGCAGAGTGTCTTTGGACTGGATATTGTAGAAACTCCAGAAGGGGAGAAATGGCCTCAGCTAATTGTGCAGCAGAACTTGGACAGAGAGCAAAAGGACACCTACGTGATGAAAATCAAAGTGGAGGATGGAGGTACCCCCCAGAAATCCAGCACAGCTATCCTGCAAGTCACAGTAAGTGATGTCAATGATAACAGGCCAGTCTTTAAAGAGAGTCAAGTAGAGGTCCATATACCAGAGAATGCCCCTGTGGGCACGTCTGTAATTCAGCTTCATGCTACAGATGCTGATATAGGAAGCAATGCAGAAATCAGATATATTTTTGGTGCCCAAGTTGCCCCTGCAACCAAAAGATTTTTTGCTTTAAACAACACCACAGGGCTGATTACAGTTCAGAGGTCCTTAGATCGAGAAGAGACTGCTATTCACAAAGTGACAGTGCTGGCTAGTGATGGTAGCTCTACACCAGCTCGGGCAACTGTCACCATCAATGTCACTGATGTAAATGATAACCCTCCTAACATAGACCTCAGGTACATAATAAGTCCCATCAATGGCACAGTGTACTTATCTGAGAAAGATCCCATCAATACAAAGATTGCCCTAATTACGGTTTCAGATAAGGACACTGATGTGAATGGCAAAGTGATCTGTTTCATTGAGAGAGAGGTCCCCTTCCACTTGAAAGCAGTTTACGACAACCAGTATTTGTTAGAGACCTCTTCCTTGTTGGACTATGAGGGCACCAAAGAATTCAGCTTTAAAATTGTGGCTTCTGATTCTGGCAAGCCCAGTTTGAACCAGACTGCCCTGGTAAGAGTTAAGCTGGAGGATGAAAATGACAACCCTCCGATTTTCAGCCAGCCTGTAATTGAGCTgtcagtttctgaaaacaaccGGCGTGGTCTATACTTAACAACTATTAGTGCCACAGATGAAGACAGTGGGAAAAATGCAGACATTGTTTATCAGCTTGGTCCTAACGCCTCCTTTTTCGATCTGGATCGAAAGACAGGAGTTTTGACAGCCTCCAGAGTTTTTgacagagaagagcaggaacGTTTCATTTTCACTGTTACGGCCCGAGATAACGGCACCCCTCCTTTGCAGAGTCAAGCGGCTGTAATTGTTACTGTGTTGGACGAAAATGACAACAGTCCCAAATTTACTCATAATCATTTCCAGTTTTTCGTATCAGAGAACTTACCAAAGTATAGCACGGTGGGGGTGATCACAGTGACTGATGCAGATGCCGGGGAAAATAAAGCGGTGACCCTTTCCATCCTGAATGACAATGAAAACTTTGTGCTGGATCCATACTCCGGAGTTATAAAGTCCAACGTTTCTTTTGatagagagcagcagagctcttACACCTTTGATGTTAAGGCAGTGGATGGAGGGCAACCTCCTCGCTCTTCTACAGCAAAAGTAACAATAAACGTGATGGATGTTAATGATAACAGTCCTGTTGTCATCTACCCACCTTCTAATACTTCTTTTAAGTTAGTGCCACTCACAGCAATTCCAGGATCGGTGGTAGCTGAAGTCTTTGCTGTGGATATAGACACTGGCATGAATGCTGAGCTGAAGTACACCATTGTAAGCGGCAATAACAAGGGTTTGTTTCGGATTGATCCAGTGACGGGTAATATCACTCTGGAAGAAAAACCAACTCCTAATGACGTGGGGCTGCATCGCTTAGTTGTCAACATAAGTGATTTGGGTTATCCCAAATCCCTTCATACTCTTGTGCTTGTATTTTTATATGTCAATGATACTGCTGGAAATGCCTCTTATATTTATGACTTGATACGCAGGACTATGGAAACACCTTTGGATCGGAACATAGGGGACAGTAGTCAACCCTACCAAAATGAGGACTATCTCACAATCATGATTGCTATTGTGGCTGGTGCCATGGTTGTCATAGTGGTGATATTTGTCACAGTTCTTGTTCGCTGTCGACATGCGTCCAGATTCAAAGCTGCCCAGAGGAGCAAGCAAGGTGCTGAGTGGATGTCTCCCAAtcaggaaaacaagcaaaacaagaaaaagaaaaggaagaaaaggaaatctcCAAAGAGCTCCCTTTTGAACTTTGTGACCATTGAGGAGTCCAAACCTGATGATGCAGTTCATGAACCTATCAACGGGACAATAAGccttccagcagagctggaggagcaAAGTATAGGAAGATTTGACTGGGGCACAGCACCACCATCAACCTTTAAGCCTAACAGTCCTGATCTTGCCAAGCATTACAAATCTGCTTCTCCGCAGTCTGCTTTTCATCTCAAACCTGACACTCCAGTTTCAGTGAAAAAGCACCATGTGATTCAGGAACTCCCGTTGGACAACACCTTTGTTGGTGGTTGTGACACCCTTTCCAAACGCTCTTCCACTAGTTCAGATCACTTCAGTGCCTCAGAGTGCAGTTCCCAAGGAGGCTTCAAGACAAAGGGCCCCTTACACACCAGACAG